From Rhodoferax sp. AJA081-3, the proteins below share one genomic window:
- a CDS encoding GNAT family N-acetyltransferase, with product MHICETERLRIRHFTEDDAAFIVRLLNEPSFIRHISDKGVRTLDDAVAYLRKGPMASVQIHGFGLSRVELKATGEAIGMCGLIQRPNFDDVDVGYAFLPEFWSQGYASEATRAVLDAAVRERGLRRVIAVVNPDNMASIRMLEKLGFRFERMVQLVAGEPEIRQFGLALSACVRLSPADAPAYRALMLQAYALHPDAFTSSVAEREALPLSWWQARLAGDAVAKDVVYGAFHQGVLAGVVGLTFDGREKARHKAHLFGMYVPQQYRRLGLGRQLVDTALGVARARPGVQVVQLTVTEGNSSAQGLYAACGFQVFGVEPLAVAVGRGFVSKVHMWCPLGRSAVPHPHG from the coding sequence GTGCACATTTGCGAAACCGAGCGCTTGCGCATACGCCATTTCACCGAGGATGACGCCGCCTTTATCGTGCGGCTGCTTAACGAGCCGTCCTTCATCCGACACATTTCCGACAAGGGCGTGCGTACCTTGGACGATGCCGTGGCTTATTTGCGCAAAGGCCCGATGGCCAGTGTCCAAATCCATGGCTTTGGCTTGAGTCGGGTGGAGTTGAAAGCCACGGGGGAAGCCATTGGCATGTGTGGCCTGATCCAACGTCCCAACTTTGACGACGTGGATGTTGGCTACGCTTTCTTGCCTGAATTCTGGTCACAGGGATATGCCAGTGAGGCCACCCGTGCCGTGCTGGATGCCGCGGTGCGAGAACGCGGTTTGCGGCGGGTGATTGCGGTGGTGAACCCCGACAATATGGCGTCCATCCGTATGCTGGAGAAACTCGGGTTTCGCTTTGAAAGAATGGTCCAACTGGTGGCAGGTGAGCCCGAGATCAGGCAGTTTGGACTGGCGCTATCGGCCTGCGTGCGCCTCTCCCCCGCTGATGCACCTGCCTACCGGGCGTTGATGCTGCAAGCCTATGCCCTGCATCCCGACGCCTTTACCTCCAGTGTGGCAGAGCGGGAGGCGCTGCCACTGTCCTGGTGGCAGGCACGGTTGGCGGGCGACGCCGTTGCCAAGGATGTTGTCTACGGTGCGTTCCACCAGGGCGTGCTTGCGGGTGTGGTCGGCCTGACGTTCGACGGTCGCGAGAAGGCCCGGCACAAGGCCCACCTTTTTGGCATGTACGTGCCACAGCAGTATCGGCGCCTGGGGCTGGGGCGTCAGTTGGTCGACACTGCACTGGGGGTTGCGCGCGCCCGACCCGGCGTACAGGTGGTACAACTAACGGTTACCGAGGGTAATTCCAGTGCACAAGGGCTGTACGCCGCTTGCGGCTTTCAGGTGTTTGGCGTGGAGCCCCTCGCCGTTGCAGTGGGCCGGGGTTTTGTGTCCAAGGTACACATGTGGTGTCCGCTGGGCCGCTCTGCAGTGCCGCACCCGCATGGTTAA
- a CDS encoding DUF3299 domain-containing protein, translating into MKNWPLAPVGVHSIAIVCIAVSSLCVGLLPVGALAQQSAPASAPIPAGTGAGVHSPNSPFAPLQERADVLPWSVLTDVKTRVEKNRMLPVFPAQVLALHQKSQRIQGFMMPLEPGEKQKHFLLSSVPLTCSFCVPGGPESMVEVKTKTPIKYSLEPVVVEGQFAVLKDDPYGLYYRINDAVVVK; encoded by the coding sequence ATGAAAAATTGGCCTCTAGCCCCCGTCGGTGTTCACTCTATTGCTATAGTTTGCATAGCGGTCTCCAGCCTGTGTGTCGGCCTCTTACCCGTAGGCGCACTGGCGCAACAAAGTGCGCCCGCTTCTGCACCCATCCCTGCGGGAACCGGCGCTGGTGTCCACAGCCCCAACAGCCCGTTTGCGCCGCTGCAGGAGCGCGCCGACGTATTGCCCTGGTCCGTGCTGACGGACGTGAAGACCCGCGTTGAAAAGAACCGCATGCTGCCCGTGTTCCCGGCACAGGTGCTGGCGTTGCACCAGAAGAGCCAGCGTATACAGGGCTTCATGATGCCGCTGGAGCCCGGCGAGAAGCAAAAGCACTTCTTGCTCAGCTCCGTGCCACTGACCTGTTCCTTCTGCGTGCCAGGCGGGCCCGAGAGCATGGTCGAGGTCAAGACCAAGACGCCGATCAAGTACTCCCTGGAACCGGTGGTGGTGGAAGGGCAGTTTGCGGTGTTGAAAGACGACCCGTATGGGCTGTATTACCGTATCAACGATGCGGTGGTGGTGAAGTAA